The nucleotide window GGGCGCTGGCATGCAAGTTTTGGCACCTATCGGCTACTTCGGTGTTCAAGCACACTTCTAAGCCAAGGCTTAGAAGGTGAGCTTTAGCTCATAAATTCGAAAAGCGGTCCTAACCTTCGGGTTGGGGCCGTTTTTTTTATTTCAACTCCCTGAAATCATTAAGGCTGTGATGTGCGTGGAATTTTCACAACCCAAACGGCTGGGAGCTGTGAAGGGCATATATGGGACTATTTTTCAGATTCTTGGTTTGTGTTCTGGGTCTATGCGTGGCGGCCTGCGGGGTGGAGCCATCGGTAAGCAGTGTGCCCGCCGAGTGGCTTGACGAACCGGCTGCGTCTGTGCCCAGCGACGAAGAAGAGCCTTCAGGTGTACCCAACGATGAAGATTCAGCTGGCACTACCGATGAAGAGACGGACCCTGAGACCAACGGCGACGCCGATGCAGGCTCAGATGAAACCAGCACCGAAGATACCGATACGGGCTTAACACCCTGCGACATTGCATGGGGCCTCTTTCAATGTGAGCCACCTGTGGAAGGTTGCGAAGACAACGCAGTGGGTGAGTGTATCCTTGGGATTGGTCCAGCGGTGAGCGGTTACTGTGATTTTGTGAGTGGCCAGCCGTGTGCCGGAGGCCAGCTTAGTGATTCAGCTGCCGAGTATTGTCAGATTCGCAGCTGCCTAGGTGATGACTACGATTCATGCATGAATGAGCTTGGTAGCAGCTGTGTGAGTGAATCTTGCGAAGAGCTTGATGCAGAGGTGGGGCATTGCCCCGGATACGATTACGCCTGTGAATCAGCGCCTGAGGTAGAGTCTCAGTGTTTACTGAATGTATTTGAAACGATGAATCAGCCTTGCGGCTTGTTTGCCGATGCGCCGCAGTGTGCGCTTGGTACGGTCACCGAAACAGGATGGGGCTCGTGTCAGGTCCAGCAATGTCTGAACCTGACCACTTTCGAAGCCTGCTATTCTAATTTAGAAGTATTGTGCTCGTTTAGCTCGCCTTAGTAGCGAAAGACGAGGCCGATACCAGCTGTAAGACCCAAAGACCGTCCTTTGGGATCAATGCCCGCCTGAGTGGTTGAACCAACCTCAGGTTCAACGACGGCTGCGTTGTCGATAGGCAATTCGATTTTATCTTCGCCAACGCCGCTGGTGATGTTGAGCTCATTAATATAGGCATATTGAAAACCAGCCTCTAAACGAATTCCTAATTCAGGAGAGATATAGAATTCGTTAACAACGCCAGCTTGCATGACCACACCGGTCAGTTCTGCAGAAATTTGGTCGCCTGTGTAAAAGTCACCAACTCCAGGGACCCTTACTGGGGGAGTTTTACCAGGAAGCACTTGTGCAGTTCCTGCATCGAAGCTGGCCATCATATAGCCAATGCGGGCCATGGCTCCCATGCGATAGTTCTCAGATTCAACGAAGAAGATATCCGGACCACCGGTTACGGAAAGAACCATCATCGAACCGAAGTTGATGCTGAAATCTAAAGTAAGGTCGAGGATAGGCGACACATTAATGGCAAAGCCCGCCTTGAGACCTGGCATCAGCGGATCATTGGATTCGCCTTGGCTTAATGGAAGAGCCATACGACCTTCTTCGCTACCAGTTCCGTAGGTTTCCCAGTCGGATACGTGCACGTCGGCCATACCCTTGATTTGAATCGGAGACGTACTGGACTCAAGGAAGAAAGAATACTGGTATTGGGTCCAATCTTGCGCGAGCGCGGGAGTCGAAATCAGTGCAACAACGGCAACGAGTGCAAGTGGCAAATTCGTGATAAAACGTGAACTCATATTTAGCTCCGAACGGTTAAAAGGCGACTATTTTATAAACCCCTCCGGCCGCGCACTCAATAACTAAATAGAGGCAGCGCGGGCGCGGTGCGATGTACTTAGCCAAGTTGTAGCTTTGCAAGCAGGTCGCCTTGGATGTGATTTTTAACGGTTCGTCTGTCCATACCGAGTACAGATGCCGCTTTTTCATAGCTTCCCATTCGGTGGTACATGTGGGTGCAATATTGCCCCAGGAGTTCCTCTGCGGACATGGAGGCCTGTGAAAGAGCACTATCAACCGAATTTAAAGCAGCTTTTTGACGGTGCGGTGGGGTGTAGTCTTTACGGATCAAGATATTGCGCACGCACTGTTCAAGTTCGCGGATGTTTCCAGGCCACGGGTAGTTTTCGGGAAGATTCTCTCTAATCCAAATCAGCGATTCTTGAGTGAGAATATGTGCTTCTTCTTCCCCGGCTACCCGTTTGGCAATGAACTGAACCAGTTGGGGTAGGCTATCGGGGTTATCCGTGAGTTGTTCGTTAAGACCTGGGGTGACAATACGGTCGGCACACAAGCGATAATAAAAGTCCTCTCGAAAAGTTCCGCGGTGCAACTCTTGGTCGAGATTACGATTGGTGGCCGCAATGATTTTACCGTTGAATTGGTGATTCTCAGTATCTCCGAGTCGTTGGAAGCTACGAGTTTGCAACACCCGCAAAAGTTTAACTTGAATGCTTTCGTTCACCTCACCGATTTCATCAAGGAACACACTTCCTAGGTTTCCGGCCTCTTCAAAATATCCTCGTCGTTCTGAAATGGCGCCGGTAAAGGCACCTTTACGATGCCCGAAGAGCTCGCTTTCAATAACAGTCTCTGAAAGTGCTGAGAGGTTGATTGCATAAAAACCTTCATCAAAATAACGGCTGAATCGTTTTTGTTTTACATCGAACGGGATGTAACGCGAGAGTCCTATGGCGCGTGCGACCAGTTCTTTGCCGGTTCCTGATGGCCCCGTGATTAAGGTGGGGATGGTTCCCATCTTATCATAAAGCCTTCGACGGTACCTGCGCATATCGTGGGTAAAGATGCTTTGCCAAATCGCAGTTCGAAACTTAGCGGCAGGTCTTGAGTGTCCGACGATGAAATGAAAGATGTATAAAAAGGCTCTCCGTAGTTGAAAAAAACAGGCAAAGATATGCGGGATTTCATCAATGATGCTTTGTCGCATATTGGGAACACTGAAGAAGTGAAGCGCGTCAGCTTTGAATTCTTCATAAAGAGTAAATGCGAGATTGGGAGATGGGTTTCCCGAGAGCACATCCTCTACAACTTGTTCAAATTGAATGCGGTAGCGGTGAAAGAGAACAAAGAGTGTTAGGTCCTCGTAGACAAGAAGCTCATCCTCAACCGGTGCAGCACCGCGGCTAAGCTTTTCATGGGCCGTGTAGATTAAAACCCTTGCATGATGCTTGAGCCCGTCGAGGTTTTTCATGGGGTTATTGGTGCCAGGCTGAAAGCTAAGTGCCTGGTCGTCCCCCACGTAATCAGCTTGAAGAATTTCCTTTTCGACTTGAACTTGCTTGGCGGTAAACGGATTCGAAAAACTTAGACTTCCCAGCGAGCGAGCAAGCTGACGTTCTTGTGATGTAAACACAGCCATTCCAGTCCCCCTGACCGGTTTGCGGACAATTAATGTATCGAGAGTGTACGCTTGATGTACCTCCATTGCGAGCGGGCCGAGGACAGGTCATTTCCGAATTGGAATGTGGCATGTTAACCGTGTGGTTCGTGCTTGTGGATTTAGAGAACGGTTTACATCGATGGCTCCTTGCGGTGCAGAGAGCTGGATTTGAACGAAGGAATCAGCGGTTTCCTGCAGTTCATGTTTTGCCGCGATCACATGAAATCGATCCTCAATAATACAATTTGAAAAAGCTCGGGGTAAGCGCATGCCTACATCTGACTACGTCTTGGAAGTTTCCCAAGTATATCCTCTGATTTTGGTAAAATTTGGAGAGCAAATGGGTCCGCCGAGCGGCAGACGGGCGCACGCGCGATAAGATGGCGTTTGACGGGCTCTGCTTGACCGAATCGTAGCTCTAAATTCTGGTCCTTAGCTGCCCGGGAGAAGTCGCCATTGGGCTCAGGTTCGGTAACCCTTAGGCCTATTTGGCTGATTTCACGCTTTGACCGGGGCTGTGTCTCATTTTTTACGGAACATTATGGGCAGAGCTTCATGTGATTCAGAAGGAGCGGGCGTGATTTAGCGTATTCTTTTTTGGCTACGACTTTGCGTTGGTATTGGCTTTGACGCTATGATTTTAAAGCAATTTATGGCTGCAAGGCCGGGGTAATCGAATGAGTCTTAAGTTTTTCTCACAGTTTTTGATTCTCGAGCGTATAGTGGACGACGAGCAGTTGCAGGCAGCAATTGATGATGCCGGCGTCAGCCACAAAACACTGGGACAACTGGCCGTTGAACAAGGCTTCATAACCGCACAAAACGCGAGTGATTTGAACCAAGAGCAACTGAAACGGGATATGCCTTTTGGTAAGCTTGCTAAAGAAAAAGGTATGCTCACCGAAGAGCAACTAGTCCAATTGGTTACTCAGCAAAGTGCCCAGCATGTTGAGGTCGGCCAAGCTCTTTTAAAGCTCGGACATGTTACGCCTGAAGAACTCGAAGATATTCTAGAACGCTATCAAGCTGCCAAGTCTGGTAACCACAATGTTCTTGTGAACGTTGACGCGCTTAAAGACCATCGGGTTGCTGACTTCTTGGCAAGTTCGTTCCCCCGAATGACCATGAGACTTGCTCGTATTCACATCAAAATCGGTGAGGCGACCAGCCTTACGGATGCCAAGTTTAAAGACTTTGCGGCCTCTATATATTTGAGTGGTGGCGAGAATGGTTTGCGGGTGGGACTAAGCGCCGATCAAGATTTTGCCAATGAGGTTATTCGTGGAATGACTCGGATCATGTCTGGAGATGAAGATATCCAGTTTGGTCAAGAAAAAGGCGATTACGAAGATTTGCTAGGAGGCTTTTTGGATATCCTAGCGGGTCATGCCGTGGCGAGTTTGGAGACCGAAGGTATTCGACTCGAAATGGGTACGCCGGATTTCGGAGTTCCAAAGACCGAAGGTTTTGCATTCCCTATCAGTTCGACCATCGGTCACGCAGTTTTGAT belongs to Deltaproteobacteria bacterium and includes:
- a CDS encoding sigma-54-dependent Fis family transcriptional regulator, yielding MAVFTSQERQLARSLGSLSFSNPFTAKQVQVEKEILQADYVGDDQALSFQPGTNNPMKNLDGLKHHARVLIYTAHEKLSRGAAPVEDELLVYEDLTLFVLFHRYRIQFEQVVEDVLSGNPSPNLAFTLYEEFKADALHFFSVPNMRQSIIDEIPHIFACFFQLRRAFLYIFHFIVGHSRPAAKFRTAIWQSIFTHDMRRYRRRLYDKMGTIPTLITGPSGTGKELVARAIGLSRYIPFDVKQKRFSRYFDEGFYAINLSALSETVIESELFGHRKGAFTGAISERRGYFEEAGNLGSVFLDEIGEVNESIQVKLLRVLQTRSFQRLGDTENHQFNGKIIAATNRNLDQELHRGTFREDFYYRLCADRIVTPGLNEQLTDNPDSLPQLVQFIAKRVAGEEEAHILTQESLIWIRENLPENYPWPGNIRELEQCVRNILIRKDYTPPHRQKAALNSVDSALSQASMSAEELLGQYCTHMYHRMGSYEKAASVLGMDRRTVKNHIQGDLLAKLQLG